The Lactuca sativa cultivar Salinas chromosome 2, Lsat_Salinas_v11, whole genome shotgun sequence genome includes the window GTTCTTGCCTTCCCTTTTCCCCAAGTGGGTTGTCCTTTTCCAAACATCATTTATTCAGATAACAGTTTATCTGGACAACTCTTAATGGGGCAAAATGAAATAGAAGTTGTTGAGATACACAGGGAATGTGCTTAATGGGTTGGTTAAGCACTTAATTTAGTAAGCTAAAAAACCTGGCTTATTGTATGAAGACATCAATCCTTTACCTAATTTCCCTTCTTTTTTCCCTCTAAACCCATCTCATGTTACATTGATGAATATTGTTCCATTTTGCTGTTGgaatggaagggtaaaatggtcatttagtcatGTTCAAACAGTTTATTCCAGTctagaaaagaaaaaaactttTTTGTATACAACACTTTATCCATACAATCAAACATCATTATCCATGTAGCCACTTTCCCCATACAAGTCTTTATGGGGAAAAAAAAGATATCTAATTCTTTTTGGAATAAGTGCTATTAAGCTGCTGAGTTTCATTGTGTGTTGCTCTTCATATTAGGACAACTAAACTTCCGGCATTCTTCGTTTTCGGGAAAGCTCCAATAAATGCATCAAACTGTGCTAAACATCTGTGCGGTTATGCATTGTCTACTACGAAGCCTGTAATGGTAAGTTGAGTAACTTTACTTTTTTGAACTTGTGGTGGGaagtagatttttttttttttttttttttttttttttttttttttaattttgaatttggtTTTGAGATATAGGTACTAATCACTTCCAAAACAATTTAATACAATTTTGTTTCTTTTGATTGGGATCAATAATCATTCAAGTCATGATGCCGAACTAATAGATGCACATACCATCTTTTCCTTGGGATTTTATAGTTCCCAACTTGTACAGTTTGTAACTCTGAAGGGTCTGTTTGGTTTGATGGAATAGAATGCCAAGTAATGGAATAAGTGATCACATTCCATTATATGATGATGTTTGGTTAGCATGTATAAATTGCAATATTACAGTTTTACACATTCTTTAGCTATAATGaataaactttttatttattaaacCCCAAATAAGATATATTTTCTAGTTTGTTTTGGAAAATAAATTTGGTGGAAGATTTGTGTTCATTAATAAAAGTGGGTTATATTGCTCCGTTATGTCCTTGAGAATTAAGGGATCACATTCCTTAAAAATTTTTGGTTCCGTAAACATTTATTAATATAGTTTTGTTGGTGAGTAAATGAAGGTCCTTTTTGGATTGGAATATGAGCATGCATTAAAAGATATCATAATAGAAGCATCAGCATCAGCAAGATGTAAACTGCATTTTGCGGATGTTATGAGTCAAGCTATGATTCCAAGTCCAAGTCCAACAAAAGGTTCTGAAATGAATGGAGACGCAGCAACAACAACTTATAGGATCGGGGGATTGTTTTGGAGTTTAAATGAGGGTCACACTATGGATGACTACTCATTGTGTTTTATCGGGCCTGATAATTCAGCTTTTGCGAATCTTGTACTTACCTTCAACGCTTGTGAAATAGGTACTCAAATACTTTTCACTTAATTACCTTTCTTCTATCTGTACAGCTATACATGCTTGCCTCTTTTTTACTTAATCTACCTTTCTTCTTTTTTCCTCTGTTGATTAATACTGTTTAAACTTTTGCTTTTTTCGAATGTAAGGCTGGTTTATTCAGTCTAGAAAAGAAACACACATCATTACTCATTCAGCCACTTTACCTATACATCACTTTTTCCCTTGAGACCGATTTCAATTTTGTGTACCAACTATAAAGTTGGTACAGGGATTGGAATCTCTTATACCTTTAAGCAACTAGTTATCTGATTGTGATTATATTTTCTTCTGATAATTAGTCATTtttttatctctttatttatttatttatttatttttgggtaACTTTTCAGTTAGATACGATGCAACAGAAAATGAAATGTTAACAGATACGTCTCAACAACGAAGAATTCTCAAGCGTAGGTACTTTTTGTTGCTTAACTAACTGTCTGTACAAAAATTGAAAAAACATGCATGTTAATCTTACTACTACTCGAACAGTCTCTCATCTTTATAATGTTTATGCAGATATTACCTGGTTGAGAAAGCAAAAGATGCTGAAATTGTAGGAATATTGGTGGGAACACTTGGTGTTGGTATGTTTGTTATATTATGTTATATATGAGCTTATCTGTTGTTGTATTTGTTGTATCTGTTACTTgaataacataataataataataataataataataataataataataataataataataataataaagatgtTATTTTGATTGATTTGTTGTATATGCAGCTGGATATCTAAGTATGATCCATCAAATAAAAGAGATGATTACAAGAGCTGGGAAGAAGGCCTACACGCTTGTCATGGGAAGACCAAATCCTTCAAAACTTGCCAACTTTCCAGAGGTAAACTTTACAATCTTCTTGTAAATTATTATCAATTATTTTGTTGTGTGGTTCTGTTAACTTTATTTCCATTTCTTGCAATGATTGTCATCATGGATTATGAAAATTACTAAGGAAATTTTTGGTTAGCTAATCGGTCGGAATTGGTTGCATATGAGTACAAAATTGGAATACCATTTCTGAACCCTATTAATAACATCGTAGTATGTTGGTTTTCTCTTTTTCTTATTCATTGTTTAATATCtgttttgtaatttgtttttatgTGTACTAATATGAATTATTACCTAAAATAAGTTTCATGAAGACAAGTGGTTTAGATATTTTTGCAAGTAAGTATTTAAAAAAAGTTTCGTGAAGAAGAAATCTGAAAAGGCCAGTTGGTATATTTGCCACTATTTACATTCCAATTCTTGCAGATACCAATTCCTTTAAATTCCAATTTTGCAGTGTAATGTCTTCATCTATATCTCTTGTGCACAAACTGCTCTTTTGGATAGTAAAGATTTCTTGGCTCCTGTTATTACTCCTTTTGAAGCTATTCTCGCTTTCAACAGGTACCGAAATAGGACTTATACCATCCTCCTCTgtttatcactttcaacttttagTATTATGGAAAATTGCagcaaaatagcaacatactatattCTTCCTACCAATAGAAATGTACCTAGCTACTTTTATATACCCACAAAAGCTGCGTACTTAAAAAAATTTCACTGATAAAGCCTGCTTTATGTTACCCATGATAGCAATTTACTTACACATAATAGGCAGCAGCATATGTACAATTTCTTCCTCATAACAGCAATGTGTAACAAATTTGCCTATATTGGTTTCAAGATAAAGAACATTGCTATTACTATTATTAGTAAAAAAAAGAGTAAagtacacgaatggtccctatggtttggggtaatttgcgcgtttggtccctaacttattttttaaactcggatggtccctactatttgtttttgttatgcgcttggtccctactttttgtttttgttatgcgtttggtccgtcttacctaaaaagactattatttaaatagggaaaaatggtGAGGGCAGGTAAGGAAATGTGAGGGGGGTGGGGttagggtgtgtttatttaaataaatggcaaaatagtcttttttacGTAAGACAGGACCGAGCGCGTaacaaaaaacaaacagtagggaccttccgagttaaaaaaataagttagggaccaaacgcgcaaattaccctaaaccatagggaccatttgtgtaatttactaaaaaaaaaagaatataagGAGATTGCTATTATAGGTAAAAAAATATAAGGACATTACAATTATTGCTAAATAAAATgctattatgagaaaaaaaaagtaGGTTGCGTGTAAAAATAGAGTAATATTATTGGTAGCAAGAGTAAAGTAGGTTGCGATGTTTGTTAGTATTAAGTATTAACATAACATGTTTACATGCATGTTTCAGGGGAAGTGAGTGGACTGGAAAATACATAATGGAATTTCAGGAGTTGGCTGTGGTCGGTATGGACATGATGCCCATGCCAAGAAAAGAAGCACGCTTTTCGTTCCTTAAAGGTGCTTACATAGAAGATCCTGATTTCCAACAAGGTATTTCTATTTCTTTTAGGCCACATCTTACTTGTGACTTAGATACAAGAAATTCCAACTTTTTATCCCACCCGAAAATGCTACACTACTACTGTCTGTACAAAATAATCCTAGAAAGTAGAAACTAAGTGTCATGTCTGATTAATTATTTTCTATATTAAACCATTATACTTTTTCTTTACTGTTTTTAAAATCAGTTACCTGGTTTTAAGAAGGGGCAAAATGCCAGATAAAAGCACATTGTACTTTcaccattttttattttttatttttatgaaataaaaattgATAAGATGGTGCTAGTGGGTTGTGCTTTCCGTATTTTACCCTAATATCAGGTAAACTGGAAAGATCTTTTACTTAGATGGTTGAAAAAAATACAATACTATATAGATTATAACTGAGCGACTAAATCCATCAAATTGTAAAAGTACAAGTGCTATCCTGTTAAATGTTCTTTTGTTGtcgggttgggttgggttgggttgtggaGAAGATGTAAAGTTTATGTCCAGATAAATAAAGGATTCTCTTTCATTGGTATTTTTGGGCATCTGTAACTGTAATAGaaattatattattgttttaaAGACAAAAATATATCTGACTTTTTGCATAAATAAGACTAGATgcaatgcaagaaataacaacataAACCTATCTCCATTTATTTTTGTATCAATTCCTTCAATTTTTCTCATATGCAGGCATAAATAAAAGTCTATCACTTATAGCATTGtagttgttttatttttgtttacaaGGTCTATCCGATTATAACACTAAAACTTGATTTCGCTATAGTTGTGCAAAGTACATTGCTACTTGTtgcatttaatttaatttaatttaacccttgtattatttatattttaaagcaGATATGAATGGTGGAGATGAAGATGGAGTTGTTTCTTTAGTGAATTCAGAAAGTGCACTGCAGGAGCATGGTAAGGATGATAAGATGATGGTTAAGGGAAGTGCAAGATCAGGGTTAGAGTTTTTTGCTT containing:
- the LOC111890018 gene encoding uncharacterized protein LOC111890018 isoform X2; its protein translation is MDFESKYEVSRVATFIRSNKFKRVALQFPDELLKDSTRVVGALRNALFGLCCKGDDNEVKDIGLYVMADTTYGSCCVDEVGASHINADCVIHYGHTCLSPTTKLPAFFVFGKAPINASNCAKHLCGYALSTTKPVMVLFGLEYEHALKDIIIEASASARCKLHFADVMSQAMIPSPSPTKGSEMNGDAATTTYRIGGLFWSLNEGHTMDDYSLCFIGPDNSAFANLVLTFNACEIVRYDATENEMLTDTSQQRRILKRRYYLVEKAKDAEIVGILVGTLGVAGYLSMIHQIKEMITRAGKKAYTLVMGRPNPSKLANFPECNVFIYISCAQTALLDSKDFLAPVITPFEAILAFNRGSEWTGKYIMEFQELAVVGMDMMPMPRKEARFSFLKGAYIEDPDFQQDMNGGDEDGVVSLVNSESALQEHGKDDKMMVKGSARSGLEFFASRSFQGLDMNSNSNGPEPFIIGRTGKASGYDNETSKSTT
- the LOC111890018 gene encoding uncharacterized protein LOC111890018 isoform X1, which gives rise to MDFESKYEVSRVATFIRSNKFKRVALQFPDELLKDSTRVVGALRNALFGLCCKGDDNEVKDIGLYVMADTTYGSCCVDEVGASHINADCVIHYGHTCLSPTTKLPAFFVFGKAPINASNCAKHLCGYALSTTKPVMVLFGLEYEHALKDIIIEASASARCKLHFADVMSQAMIPSPSPTKGSEMNGDAATTTYRIGGLFWSLNEGHTMDDYSLCFIGPDNSAFANLVLTFNACEIVRYDATENEMLTDTSQQRRILKRRYYLVEKAKDAEIVGILVGTLGVAGYLSMIHQIKEMITRAGKKAYTLVMGRPNPSKLANFPECNVFIYISCAQTALLDSKDFLAPVITPFEAILAFNRGSEWTGKYIMEFQELAVVGMDMMPMPRKEARFSFLKGAYIEDPDFQQADMNGGDEDGVVSLVNSESALQEHGKDDKMMVKGSARSGLEFFASRSFQGLDMNSNSNGPEPFIIGRTGKASGYDNETSKSTT
- the LOC111890018 gene encoding uncharacterized protein LOC111890018 isoform X3 encodes the protein MVAAVLMRTTKLPAFFVFGKAPINASNCAKHLCGYALSTTKPVMVLFGLEYEHALKDIIIEASASARCKLHFADVMSQAMIPSPSPTKGSEMNGDAATTTYRIGGLFWSLNEGHTMDDYSLCFIGPDNSAFANLVLTFNACEIVRYDATENEMLTDTSQQRRILKRRYYLVEKAKDAEIVGILVGTLGVAGYLSMIHQIKEMITRAGKKAYTLVMGRPNPSKLANFPECNVFIYISCAQTALLDSKDFLAPVITPFEAILAFNRGSEWTGKYIMEFQELAVVGMDMMPMPRKEARFSFLKGAYIEDPDFQQADMNGGDEDGVVSLVNSESALQEHGKDDKMMVKGSARSGLEFFASRSFQGLDMNSNSNGPEPFIIGRTGKASGYDNETSKSTT